A section of the Glandiceps talaboti chromosome 8, keGlaTala1.1, whole genome shotgun sequence genome encodes:
- the LOC144438760 gene encoding uncharacterized protein LOC144438760, translated as MKLFNSLVRPHIEYAVQFWNPHYKKDIDLLEKIQRRATKLIPELRNLSYADRLRTLNITTLEERRRRGDLIQVFRLIKGFDKSDYELLFKLHQTSRTRGHSLKLVKSTVRLDTRKYFFSQRVISQWNNLPEHIIQAKTIVDFKIRLDQYMNNTRDYMSL; from the coding sequence ATGAAGTTGTTCAACTCCTTAGTCAGACCACACATAGAATATGCCGTTCAGTTTTGGAACCCACACTACAAAAAAGACATTGACCTTCTCGAAAAAATACAAAGGCGAGCTACAAAGCTGATACCAGAACTGAGAAATTTAAGTTATGCAGATAGACTAAGAACACTAAATATAACCACTTTGGAAGAACGAAGGCGGAGAGGTGACTTGATTCAAGTGTTTCGTTTAATCAAGGGATTTGATAAAAGTGACTATGAGCTACTATTTAAACTTCACCAAACCAGCAGGACAAGAGGACACTCACTAAAACTTGTTAAATCTACAGTTAGACTGGATACTAGGAAATATTTCTTCTCTCAGCGTGTCATATCTCAATGGAACAATTTACCAGAACACATCATCCAAGCCAAAACTATTGTGGACTTTAAAATTAGACTGGACCAGTACATGAACAATACAAGGGATTATATGAGCCTTTGA